CGAAGCTGCCGATCGCGATCGCGCATACGCCCGGCCACATGCTGATGACCGACATCACGAACGCGTCGCTGGCCGTGTTCTGATCCGGGATGGCGGCTGACCGCACCACGCAGGCACGACATACGCACGCACGACACACCACACCGCTTTGACGGCGCATAACGACAGGAGCACCACCATGGAAAGCAAGACCTTCGCGGCGCCGGCCGCCGAGCCCGCGAGCCCCGAGAGCCGCGGCCTGTTCTCGTGGTACGGCGACGCGCAGCCGCGCGAGCGCCGCGCCTTCTGGAGCTGCAAGGTCGGCTACATGCTCGACGGGATGGACACGCAGATGCTGTCGTTCGTGATCCCGACGCTCGTGGCGACCTGGGGCATCTCGTTCGCGGACGCGGGCTTCATCGGCACGATGACGCTGCTCGCATCGGCGCTCGGCGGCTGGATCGCCGGCATCCTGTCGGACCGGATCGGCCGCGTGCGCACGCTGCAGCTCACCGTGCTGTGGTTCGCGGTGTTCACGGCCCTGTGCGGGCTCGCGCAGAACTATCACCAGCTGCTCGCCGCGCGTGCGCTGATGGGCTTCGGCTTCGGCGGCGAATGGACGGCCGGCGCGGTGCTGATCGGCGAAGTGATCCGCGCGCGCGATCGCGGCAAGGCGGTCGGCCTCGTGCAGTCGGGCTGGGCGATCGGCTGGGGGCTGTCGGCGCTGCTGTATGCGCTGCTGTTCTCGGTGCTGCCGGCCGAGGACGCATGGCGCGCGCTGTTCCTCGTCGGGCTGGCGCCCGCGCTGCTCGTCGTCGTGATCCGCCGCTACGTGAAGGAGCCGGACGTCTACGAGAAGGAGAAGGCCGCGCAGGCGAAGGTGGCCGACGCGCCGCGCTTCACCGAGATCTTCGCGCCGAAGCTGATCACGACGACGCTGCGCGCGGCGCTGCTGACGACCGGCGCGCAGGGCGGCTACTACGCGATCACGACGTGGCTGCCGACCTTCCTCAAGACCGAACGGCACCTGACGGTGATGGGCACCGGCGGTTATCTCGCGATGATCATCCTCGGCTCGTGGGTCGGCTACCTGACGAGCGCGTACCTGACCGACCGCCTCGGCCGCAAGCCGAACTTCATCCTGTTCGCGGTCGGCTCGATGGTGATCGCGTTCGCCTACACGTCGCTGAACCTGACCAACGCGTCGATGCTGTGGCTCGGTTTCCCGCTCGGCTTCTTCGCATCGGGCATCTTCTCGGGGATGGGCGCGTTCCTTACCGAGCTGTTCCCGACCCGCGTGCGCGGCTCCGGCCAGGGCTTCTGCTACAACGTGGGCCGTGCGATCGGCGCACTGTTCCCGTTCCTGATCGGCGCGCTGTCGAAGCAATACGGCCTCGGCACGAGCATCGGGATCTTCGCGGTCGCCGCGTACGGCGTCGTGATCGTCGCCGCGCTGACGCTGCCCGAGACGCGCGGCCGCGAACTCGACGCCGCGTAAGCGGCGGGGCGGCCCGCCCTCCGTTTTCTTTCCCTTTTCATCGACACCGTGACGCGGCGCGCCAGGCGCGCCGTGCGGCGGCGCTCGTCCTTCGAATCAACGACGCATCGACCCGACATCATGACTGACCGACACCTTTCTCCCGTTTCCTCCGACGCCGCCCGCTGGCAATTCTGGATCGACCGCGGCGGCACGTTCACCGACATCGTCGCGCGCCGGCCCGACGGCACGCTCGTCACGCACAAGCTGCTGTCGGAGAACCCCGAGCAGTATCGCGACGCGGCCGTGGCCGGCATCCGCCACCTGCTCGGCCTCGCCGACGGCGAGCCGATCACGCCCGAGCGCGTCGACATGGTGAAGATGGGCACGACGGTCGCGACTAATGCGCTGCTCGAACGCAAGGGCGAACGCACCGCGCTCGCGACGACGCGCGGCTTTCGCGACGTGCTGCGCATCGCGTACCAGAACCGTCCGCGCCTGTTCGATCTCGACATCGTGCTGCCCGACGCGCTGTATGAAACCGTCGTCGAGATCGACGAGCGCATCGGCGCGCATGGCGACATCGTCTCGCCGCTCGATCAGGGCCAGGCCGAGGCGTCGCTGCGCCGCGTATACGACTCGGGCGTGCGAGCGCTCGCGATCGTGCTGATCCACGGCTATCGCTACACCGCGCACGAACGCGCACTCGCGGCGCTCGCGCGCCGCATCGGCTTCACGCAGGTGTCCGTGTCGCACGAGGTGTCGCCGCTGATGAAGATGGTGTCGCGTGGCGACACGACCGTGGTCGACGCGTACCTGTCGCCGATCCTGCGCCGCTACGTCGAGCAGGTCGCGCACGAGATGCCGGGCGTGAACCTGCAGTTCATGCAGAGCAGCGGCGGGCTGACGCGCGCCGACGCGTTCCAGGGCAAGGACGCGATCCTGTCGGGCCCGGCGGGCGGCATCGTCGGGATGGTGCGCGCCGCGCGCGCGGCCGGCTTCGCGCAGGTGATCGGCTTCGACATGGGCGGCACGTCGACCGACGTGTCGCACTACAACGGCGAGTTCGAGCGCGTGTTCGAGACGCAGGTGGCCGGCGTGCGGATGCGCGCGCCGATGATGAGCATCCACACGGTCGCGGCCGGCGGCGGCTCGGTGCTCGGCTTCGACGGCGCGCGGCTGCGCGTCGGGCCCGAATCGGCCGGCGCGAACCCGGGGCCGGCCGCATACCGGCGCGGCGGCCCGCTGACGGTCACCGACTGCAACGTGATGCTCGGCAAGATCCAGCCCGATCACTTCCCGCGCGTGTTCGGCCCGCATGCGAACGAGCCGCTCGATCGCGACGGCGTGGTTGCGAAGTTCGAGGCGCTCG
The sequence above is drawn from the Burkholderia stabilis genome and encodes:
- a CDS encoding MFS transporter, producing MESKTFAAPAAEPASPESRGLFSWYGDAQPRERRAFWSCKVGYMLDGMDTQMLSFVIPTLVATWGISFADAGFIGTMTLLASALGGWIAGILSDRIGRVRTLQLTVLWFAVFTALCGLAQNYHQLLAARALMGFGFGGEWTAGAVLIGEVIRARDRGKAVGLVQSGWAIGWGLSALLYALLFSVLPAEDAWRALFLVGLAPALLVVVIRRYVKEPDVYEKEKAAQAKVADAPRFTEIFAPKLITTTLRAALLTTGAQGGYYAITTWLPTFLKTERHLTVMGTGGYLAMIILGSWVGYLTSAYLTDRLGRKPNFILFAVGSMVIAFAYTSLNLTNASMLWLGFPLGFFASGIFSGMGAFLTELFPTRVRGSGQGFCYNVGRAIGALFPFLIGALSKQYGLGTSIGIFAVAAYGVVIVAALTLPETRGRELDAA